TCGTTGACGGACGACTGTTCAGGTAACCGGGAAGTCCAGAGGTCAAGGTCCGGGCCGTGTGTGAGAGGCGGAAGACGAGACAAGTCCGGGTGGGCGACCTGCTGATCGGCGGGAACGCGCCGGTGTCGGTGCAGTCCATGACGAACACCCCGACGAGGGACGTCGCCGCCACGGTCGCCCAGATCGAGCGCCTGCAGGAAGCCGGATGCGACCTTGTGAGAGTCGCCGTGCCTGACCGGGAAGCCGCCGATGCGCTAGCCCGGATCAAGGAACGCATACTCATACCTCTCGCGGCCGATGTCCACTTCGACTACAAGCTCGCACTCGCCGCCATCAAGCAGGGCGTAGACAAACTCCGGCTCAACCCCGGCAACATCAGAGATCCGGAGAAGATCGGGCTGATCGCCGACCGCGCCAGGGAGCGCGGCATCCCCATCCGCATCGGGGTCAACGCCGGCTCGATCGACCGCAAGCGCTATGGACTCACTCCCGAGGGCCTCGTTCAGAGCGCATTGGACGAGATCGCCCTGCTCGAATCGAGGGGTTTCACCGACATAGTCGTCAGCCTCAAGGCGTTCGACGTGCCGATGACAATCGAGGCCTACCGTCTTATGTCGGAGAGAGCAGCCTATCCATTGCACCTCGGCATCACGGAGGCCGGGCTCGCATGGCACGGCACGATCCGCTCCTCGGTCGGGATCGGCGCGCTGCTGGCGATGGGCATCGGCGACACGCTCCGGGTCTCGCTCACGGCCGATCCGATCGAAGAGGTGCGAGTCGGCATCGAGATTCTGAAGTCGCTCGGTATGCGGAAGACAGGGTTCACGCTGATCTCGTGCCCGACCTGCGCCCGGTGCGGGATTGACCTCGTCGGCATCGCGACCGAGGTCGAGCGGCGGCTCGCCGAGATGAAGGACCTGGAGCCGATCACGGTCGCGGTCATGGGCTGTGAAGTGAACGGTCCGGGCGAGGCGCGGGAGGCGGATGTCGGCGTCGCGGGCTCGAAGGACGGCGGGGTGATATTCGCCGGCGGACAGGCGCTCCGCAAGGTGTCCTCGGCGGAGATGGTGAACGAACTCCTGTCGGAAGTGCGCAGGGTCGCCGGAAAGAGGTAACTCATGGAGATTCGGAAGGCAACGATCGCGGACGTGGCTGAGATGCAGCGGCTGATCAACGCGTTCGCGGACAGGGGCGAGCTTCTGCACCGCTCGCTCAACCAGCTCTACGAGAACATCCGCGACTTCTACGTCCTGGAGGAAGAGGGCCGCGTGCTCGGCACCTGCGCGCTCCACGTTAACTGGGGCGACCTGGCGGAGATCATGGCGCTGACGGTGGACGAATCGTGCCAGGGGCGCGGGCTCGGGCGGCGGCTGATCGAAGCGTGTCTCGACGAATCGCGGGCGCTCGGGATATACCGGGTCTTCGCGCTCACCTACAAGCCGGAGTTCTTCGTGAAGCACGGGTTCCGATACATCGAGAAGTCGGACCTGCCTCAGAAGGTCTGGACGGAGTGCATCAACTGCGTCAAGTTCCCCGACTGCGGCGAAGTCGCGGTCATCCGAGACCTGGAGTAGAGAGGTAAGAAGTATGTCCAAAGTGAAACAGGAAGTCATAAAGATGATTCGCGGCATGCCGGACGACACCAGCGTTGCCGATATCATGGCCGAACTCTATTTTCGGCAGAAGGTTGATGCCGGCCTCGGACAACTCGATAGAGGCAAGGGATTGCCTCACGAACAGGTCAAGGAGCGGCTGGGCAAATGGCTCGACTGATCTGGTCCCCAGAGGCAGTGAAGGACCTTGAGGGGATTTGCGAGTACATCGCCAGAGACTCCATGCACTACGCGCGTGTATTCGCAATGCGGGTAATCTCGCTGGCGGAACAGATTGCCGATCAGCCGATGGCGGGCAGGGTCGTCCCCGAATACCAATCGGAGCATCTGCGCGAGAGGATACTCCAGAACTATCGCATTGTGTACCGCGTGAAGACCGATACAGTTGAAATCGCCGCTGTTGTGCACGGTGCCAGACTCATGTTCGGCTCACCCGCAGATTCAGGCGGCTAGCACCATGCCCAAGGCAAGACGATGGCTGGGCAGAATGGTATCCTTCGCTCGCATACTCATCCTCCTCAGCATCCCCGCGGTGATCGCCGGGATATGCTCGCTCGACGCGCTCTACATCGAGCCGAACTTCCCTCGAGTGATTCGGCAGGATATACTCATCGATGACCTGCCCCGGGAACTGGAGGGCCTCAAGATCGTCCACCTTTCCGATCTGCACATCGTCAAGCAGGGTAAGCGCGAGGACAGGGCGATCGCGAAGATCAGGCGCATCGAGCCTGACATCATCTGCCTGACCGGCGACTACGTCCAGGACGACGGCATCACCCCCGGCAACATCTCCGTGGAGGAGAGTATGCGCGAGTTCCGACATTTCGCGCACCGGCTGAAGGCCAAACACGGCATCTACGCCGTCTCCGGCAATTGGGACCCACCGACGCTGCAGAAAGACATCGCTGAGACCAACGTACAGGTGATTGACGAAGACTGCAAGACAGTGAGGATGGGG
Above is a genomic segment from Armatimonadota bacterium containing:
- a CDS encoding metallophosphoesterase family protein, producing MPKARRWLGRMVSFARILILLSIPAVIAGICSLDALYIEPNFPRVIRQDILIDDLPRELEGLKIVHLSDLHIVKQGKREDRAIAKIRRIEPDIICLTGDYVQDDGITPGNISVEESMREFRHFAHRLKAKHGIYAVSGNWDPPTLQKDIAETNVQVIDEDCKTVRMGDAALTICDSEPVLASEVAGRPLIVLDHFPETVDNIARSGRKVDLMLAGHWHGGQVNLPGQTPNTRYLAGLYQVGDIQLYVTRGLGMHTYAIRFRCPSEITLITLRRK
- a CDS encoding type II toxin-antitoxin system RelE/ParE family toxin, with the translated sequence MARLIWSPEAVKDLEGICEYIARDSMHYARVFAMRVISLAEQIADQPMAGRVVPEYQSEHLRERILQNYRIVYRVKTDTVEIAAVVHGARLMFGSPADSGG
- a CDS encoding N-acetyltransferase translates to MEIRKATIADVAEMQRLINAFADRGELLHRSLNQLYENIRDFYVLEEEGRVLGTCALHVNWGDLAEIMALTVDESCQGRGLGRRLIEACLDESRALGIYRVFALTYKPEFFVKHGFRYIEKSDLPQKVWTECINCVKFPDCGEVAVIRDLE
- the ispG gene encoding flavodoxin-dependent (E)-4-hydroxy-3-methylbut-2-enyl-diphosphate synthase, with the translated sequence MCERRKTRQVRVGDLLIGGNAPVSVQSMTNTPTRDVAATVAQIERLQEAGCDLVRVAVPDREAADALARIKERILIPLAADVHFDYKLALAAIKQGVDKLRLNPGNIRDPEKIGLIADRARERGIPIRIGVNAGSIDRKRYGLTPEGLVQSALDEIALLESRGFTDIVVSLKAFDVPMTIEAYRLMSERAAYPLHLGITEAGLAWHGTIRSSVGIGALLAMGIGDTLRVSLTADPIEEVRVGIEILKSLGMRKTGFTLISCPTCARCGIDLVGIATEVERRLAEMKDLEPITVAVMGCEVNGPGEAREADVGVAGSKDGGVIFAGGQALRKVSSAEMVNELLSEVRRVAGKR